One genomic segment of Andreesenia angusta includes these proteins:
- a CDS encoding terminase small subunit: protein MNREKGTRKGVFFRVEKWGGGVKTQKFNEKQRTFITEYLKDKNATQAAIRAGYSEKTAYSQGQRLLKKVEIKSAIDNLLEEIRESNIAEAKEIEEFLSLMMRGEIQEDAVVVESLGDFESKARIIKKQASAKDRIKAAELLGKRYGIFTDKLDVSGELGVQILDDIEDE from the coding sequence TTGAATAGAGAAAAAGGCACTCGAAAGGGTGTCTTTTTTCGTGTGGAAAAATGGGGTGGTGGTGTGAAAACTCAAAAATTTAACGAAAAGCAAAGGACATTCATAACGGAATATCTAAAGGATAAGAATGCGACGCAGGCTGCTATAAGAGCTGGATATAGCGAAAAAACTGCATATAGCCAAGGACAACGATTGTTGAAGAAAGTTGAGATAAAATCAGCAATTGATAATTTACTCGAAGAAATAAGAGAATCAAATATAGCTGAAGCTAAAGAAATAGAGGAGTTTCTATCTTTGATGATGAGAGGTGAAATTCAAGAAGATGCAGTTGTAGTTGAGAGTCTTGGGGACTTTGAAAGCAAAGCTCGCATAATAAAAAAGCAGGCTTCAGCTAAAGATAGAATAAAGGCCGCAGAGCTTCTAGGGAAAAGATACGGAATTTTCACAGATAAATTGGATGTATCGGGAGAGCTAGGAGTTCAGATATTGGATGATATAGAAGATGAATAG
- a CDS encoding DUF6906 family protein, giving the protein MKQGKKPTSRQKQLMTDERLDCKQWLVTKDTPNLMEIVNRHNGLVKEIQK; this is encoded by the coding sequence ATGAAACAGGGAAAGAAACCAACGTCGAGACAAAAGCAGCTCATGACAGACGAAAGACTAGACTGCAAACAGTGGCTGGTGACAAAAGACACTCCTAATCTGATGGAGATAGTGAACAGGCACAATGGCCTGGTAAAAGAAATACAAAAATAG
- a CDS encoding phage coat protein — translation MKIKKLGFNLQLFAASQFDSKNFNPELFGKYVDTIPKLKRNELLKSGAIKAAPQFKDMMSDQVGGNYMTVPLFGTIGGEALNYDGSTDITADTSKTYSHSRVVVGRAKGWIERDFSYDITGGVDFMDNVAKQISSYWDEINQTLLLSILKGVFGMTGTENKKFVDGHTFDISSSPTGTFSPTTLNTALQRAVGQNKAKFSVAVMHSQVATNLENLQLLEYLKYTDSSGVQRDLTLATLNGRTVLIDDSMPVEHVHAIGAKTADVAIDDAKTYYTRSGSAGSYIYTPVDNPIVGEIGNYYEVSTEAYDKYTTYILGEGAFEFTDAGVKVPYEMDRDPKINGGQDTLYSRQRVCYAPYGISFTKSSMASLSPTDAELEMGANWELVNDSADTKSYIDHKAIPIARIITRG, via the coding sequence ATGAAAATAAAAAAATTAGGCTTCAATTTACAGCTATTCGCAGCTTCACAATTTGATTCGAAAAACTTTAATCCAGAGTTATTCGGAAAGTATGTAGATACGATACCGAAGCTCAAAAGAAATGAGCTCCTGAAATCGGGAGCTATAAAAGCGGCTCCTCAATTCAAGGATATGATGAGCGACCAAGTAGGCGGGAACTATATGACTGTCCCTCTGTTTGGAACTATAGGAGGGGAAGCCCTAAACTATGACGGATCTACCGACATAACGGCTGATACTTCCAAAACATATTCGCACTCGAGAGTAGTAGTTGGGAGAGCTAAAGGATGGATAGAAAGGGATTTCAGCTACGATATAACTGGCGGAGTGGACTTCATGGACAATGTTGCGAAGCAGATATCAAGCTACTGGGATGAGATAAACCAGACACTGTTATTGTCTATACTAAAAGGTGTATTTGGAATGACTGGAACTGAAAACAAGAAATTCGTTGACGGACATACATTCGACATCTCCTCAAGTCCAACTGGAACATTTTCACCGACTACATTGAATACGGCGCTTCAAAGAGCTGTAGGGCAAAACAAAGCTAAGTTTTCAGTGGCTGTAATGCACTCTCAAGTGGCTACCAATCTAGAGAACTTGCAGCTATTAGAGTATCTTAAGTACACTGACAGCAGTGGGGTTCAGAGGGATCTTACACTGGCCACTCTCAATGGGAGGACAGTTCTAATAGACGATTCTATGCCAGTGGAACACGTACATGCTATAGGGGCTAAGACAGCAGATGTAGCTATAGATGATGCAAAAACTTACTACACTAGAAGTGGAAGTGCCGGCTCTTATATATATACTCCTGTGGATAATCCTATAGTAGGAGAAATAGGAAATTACTACGAAGTGAGCACAGAAGCATACGACAAATATACAACATATATTTTAGGCGAGGGCGCATTTGAGTTTACCGATGCGGGAGTTAAAGTTCCATACGAGATGGATAGAGATCCTAAGATAAATGGAGGTCAGGATACTCTTTATAGCAGACAGAGGGTTTGCTATGCACCTTATGGGATATCCTTCACTAAATCTTCTATGGCTTCACTGTCTCCTACAGATGCTGAACTGGAAATGGGGGCAAACTGGGAGCTTGTAAACGACAGTGCGGATACAAAGTCTTATATAGACCATAAGGCTATACCGATAGCGAGAATTATAACTAGAGGATAG
- a CDS encoding HK97 gp10 family phage protein, with amino-acid sequence MFSSKGWDEEEKRLAKIAIVFDEEIRKGMDEVGFEMRDIARDEAPYATGTLKRSIKFDGTEREGETYKAVLYSNLEYAPHVEYGHRQEVGKYIPALGKTLVKRYIKGFYFMQKGKEAGKKQLKPAMVRAIKRAKERLEYV; translated from the coding sequence ATGTTCAGCTCTAAAGGCTGGGATGAGGAAGAAAAGCGACTTGCTAAAATAGCCATAGTGTTTGATGAAGAGATACGAAAAGGTATGGATGAAGTTGGTTTTGAAATGAGGGATATCGCTAGAGATGAAGCGCCTTATGCTACAGGGACATTAAAGCGTTCGATTAAATTTGATGGAACTGAGAGAGAAGGTGAAACTTACAAGGCGGTCTTGTATTCAAATCTTGAATATGCACCGCACGTGGAGTACGGTCACCGTCAGGAAGTTGGGAAGTATATTCCGGCTCTAGGAAAGACTCTGGTGAAGAGATATATAAAAGGTTTCTATTTCATGCAAAAAGGCAAAGAAGCTGGGAAAAAGCAGCTAAAGCCGGCTATGGTTAGAGCCATTAAAAGAGCTAAAGAGAGGCTTGAATATGTATGA
- a CDS encoding RusA family crossover junction endodeoxyribonuclease produces the protein MIVFEIPGEPIAKARPRVTKWGVHTPEKTKNYEVLVKELYAINHGQTMLEGELGIRLKLYFQIPKSASKKKKQLMMDQELRPTKKPDLDNCMKSITDALNGLAYKDDSQIVSATIEKYYSDMPRAEVEIKSIEKDEG, from the coding sequence ATGATAGTATTCGAGATACCTGGAGAGCCCATAGCAAAAGCGCGCCCACGTGTAACCAAATGGGGAGTACATACTCCGGAAAAGACAAAGAACTATGAAGTGCTGGTAAAGGAGCTGTATGCAATTAATCACGGACAGACAATGCTTGAGGGAGAACTGGGAATAAGGCTTAAACTTTATTTCCAGATACCCAAGTCGGCTAGCAAGAAGAAAAAGCAGCTTATGATGGACCAAGAGTTAAGGCCGACCAAGAAACCAGACTTGGATAACTGCATGAAGTCAATCACTGATGCTTTAAACGGACTGGCCTATAAAGATGACAGCCAGATAGTAAGCGCCACTATAGAGAAATATTACTCAGACATGCCAAGGGCAGAAGTTGAAATAAAGTCTATAGAGAAAGATGAGGGATAA
- a CDS encoding phage head-tail connector protein encodes MINKIKTLLNITDSSQDELLSLYLDIVKQKVLNYCNREDIPSGLELIIVEITADEFRAKTRKNAIESGEETGAVSSIKRGGMQINYESSSSESNYNKLTGGGAEFIANYQIQLDRFKVTKEKRVRFI; translated from the coding sequence ATGATTAATAAAATAAAGACACTGCTAAATATCACAGACAGTAGCCAAGACGAGCTACTGTCTCTTTATTTGGACATAGTTAAGCAAAAGGTTTTGAACTATTGCAATAGAGAGGACATTCCTTCAGGACTTGAGCTTATAATAGTCGAGATAACAGCAGATGAGTTCAGGGCTAAGACTAGAAAAAACGCCATCGAAAGCGGAGAAGAGACAGGAGCCGTTTCTAGCATTAAGCGTGGCGGTATGCAGATAAACTATGAATCTTCTTCGAGTGAGTCTAACTACAACAAACTTACTGGTGGTGGTGCGGAGTTTATAGCCAACTACCAGATACAGCTTGACAGGTTCAAGGTAACGAAAGAAAAGCGAGTGAGATTCATATGA
- a CDS encoding phage tail terminator family protein, whose protein sequence is MITVNDIYKEIARVLKVTFPMSKVYRDTIESLVVPAFNIQLVVYNTVGFSEKVINRKAKLDIVYLSESNTRESLEAAEKLTSLFMPSFKIKDRHITMNESPEVKIIDKDLHYLVTFDFFDTFEKIIVNDDGTITVVDTGKPEVDWESGKTLELMERLFVDGEEQIE, encoded by the coding sequence ATGATTACAGTGAATGATATATATAAAGAAATAGCGAGGGTTTTGAAAGTTACATTCCCTATGTCAAAAGTATACAGGGACACAATAGAGAGTCTCGTAGTGCCAGCATTCAATATACAGCTTGTCGTATATAATACAGTCGGCTTTTCAGAAAAAGTGATAAATCGGAAAGCTAAACTGGACATAGTATATTTGTCTGAATCAAATACAAGGGAGTCTCTAGAGGCAGCTGAAAAGCTCACCTCTCTTTTCATGCCATCTTTTAAGATAAAAGATAGACACATAACTATGAATGAAAGTCCTGAGGTGAAGATCATAGACAAAGACCTTCACTATCTGGTGACATTTGATTTCTTCGACACCTTTGAGAAAATAATAGTAAATGACGATGGAACTATCACTGTGGTAGACACAGGTAAACCCGAAGTGGACTGGGAAAGCGGAAAGACACTAGAGCTTATGGAGCGATTGTTTGTAGATGGAGAAGAACAAATAGAATAG
- a CDS encoding phage portal protein, with amino-acid sequence MIRTEKEDLDSKEILKLIETHKKGLSRLQKLENYYKGLHSITEGTKDTEKPDNRLVNSYPKYIVDMHVGYLVGNPVSYSAVEATEASIGGLSLNEGTNGSGDTEMLLNELTELYDYNDEQSLNSELATTAGKLGIAYELQYIDSLNNIRLTEISPLESFVVYDNTLENNIKFFMRYYAIDKDVLIDVYTAKEIISYKQIDGAEELTPIGRRPHAFNDVPVSVYSNNKSGLGDFEPVMALIDAYDRAQSDTMNDMDQFTDSYLALHGAENTDPEDITRMKKDRVLLLPEGANASWLIKSVNDTWVENFKMRIRQDIHKFSSTPDLSDTEFGGNMSGVSLSYKLLPFENARKNKARKFKVGLQRRMELICNYLNFTKRANYDYTGIDVRFNNTLPQNVFELSQTLLNLSTFASKETLVGQIPFVENPKAELEKRAAELDDEIPSSIDMAFQNSGDGIDGEE; translated from the coding sequence ATGATAAGAACAGAAAAGGAAGATCTGGACAGTAAAGAAATATTGAAGCTGATAGAGACGCATAAAAAAGGGCTCTCAAGACTTCAGAAACTGGAAAACTACTATAAGGGTCTGCACTCGATAACAGAAGGGACCAAGGACACTGAAAAGCCGGACAACAGGCTCGTCAACTCATATCCTAAGTACATTGTAGATATGCATGTGGGGTATCTAGTGGGCAATCCTGTATCATATAGTGCTGTAGAAGCCACAGAAGCCTCTATAGGTGGCTTATCTCTGAACGAAGGCACGAACGGTAGTGGAGATACTGAAATGCTCTTAAATGAGCTCACAGAGCTTTACGACTATAACGACGAACAGTCCCTCAATAGCGAACTGGCTACAACGGCCGGAAAGCTTGGAATAGCATACGAGCTTCAGTATATAGACAGCCTCAACAATATAAGGCTGACTGAGATAAGTCCGCTTGAAAGTTTTGTGGTATATGACAATACACTGGAGAACAATATAAAGTTTTTTATGAGGTACTATGCTATAGATAAAGACGTATTAATAGATGTATATACAGCTAAGGAAATAATAAGCTATAAGCAGATAGATGGAGCTGAAGAGTTAACTCCTATAGGGAGAAGGCCGCACGCCTTCAACGACGTTCCGGTGAGTGTTTATTCAAATAACAAAAGTGGACTGGGAGATTTCGAGCCTGTAATGGCTTTGATAGATGCATATGACAGAGCTCAGAGTGACACTATGAACGATATGGACCAATTTACAGACTCCTACTTGGCACTTCATGGAGCTGAAAATACTGATCCAGAAGATATAACCAGAATGAAGAAAGACAGAGTGCTGTTGCTTCCAGAAGGAGCGAATGCTTCATGGCTGATAAAGTCAGTCAACGATACCTGGGTGGAGAACTTCAAGATGCGGATACGACAGGACATACACAAGTTTTCAAGTACGCCAGATCTTTCAGATACAGAGTTTGGGGGAAATATGTCGGGTGTTTCGCTTTCGTACAAGCTGCTGCCGTTTGAGAATGCCAGAAAGAACAAGGCTCGGAAATTCAAGGTGGGGCTACAGAGGCGCATGGAGCTTATATGCAATTACTTGAATTTCACCAAAAGAGCAAACTACGACTATACGGGCATAGATGTCCGGTTCAACAATACCCTTCCGCAAAACGTGTTCGAGTTGAGCCAGACACTGCTAAATTTATCGACGTTTGCATCGAAAGAAACGCTGGTCGGGCAAATACCTTTCGTGGAAAACCCAAAAGCTGAACTTGAAAAAAGAGCTGCAGAGCTGGATGATGAAATACCATCATCTATAGATATGGCGTTTCAAAATAGCGGAGACGGTATAGATGGCGAAGAATAG
- a CDS encoding PBSX family phage terminase large subunit, whose amino-acid sequence MRLSNIIAKPFQRVHKSIKKEEHNQYWLKGGRGSTKSSFVGIEIVLGIIKDPNANAVVFRRYQNELRDTVYGQVEWAINKLGVESYFTCNVSPMQIVYKPTGQKIVFKAADSPGKVKSINLGKGYIKYGWFEECDQFRNYAEIRNIMQSLLRGEGNHKRTVFFTYNPPKSSRSWVNQEVKLSREDRYVHHSTYLDVPPEWLGETFIAEAEHLKKVNEMAYRHEYLGEETGTGLEVFNNVSIRAISDAEIQTFDKIRTGLDWGYSVDPCSVSRMHYDSTRKRLYVFGEIYKINLFNDKLASMIQDKGWNNRVIIADSAEPKSIADLARQGIKIRGAKKGPGSIEHGIKFLQGLEEIIIDDIRCPNAAREFINYSLDIDSRGMVKVNFPDRDNHYIDSVRYGLEDDMKDSKVKTISKSSFGL is encoded by the coding sequence ATGAGACTTAGTAATATAATAGCTAAGCCTTTTCAAAGGGTTCATAAATCCATAAAGAAAGAAGAGCATAACCAGTACTGGCTTAAGGGAGGAAGAGGGTCTACTAAATCATCTTTTGTAGGTATTGAGATAGTACTTGGCATAATCAAAGACCCTAATGCTAATGCGGTAGTTTTCAGGCGATATCAGAATGAGCTGAGAGATACAGTCTATGGGCAAGTAGAGTGGGCAATAAATAAGCTTGGAGTTGAGAGCTACTTTACATGCAATGTGTCTCCAATGCAGATTGTCTATAAGCCTACAGGACAGAAGATAGTGTTCAAGGCGGCGGATAGCCCAGGAAAGGTGAAGTCTATAAACCTGGGTAAAGGCTATATCAAATATGGCTGGTTCGAGGAGTGTGACCAATTCAGGAACTATGCTGAGATTAGAAATATAATGCAGTCACTCCTTAGAGGAGAAGGGAATCATAAAAGAACGGTGTTCTTTACTTATAACCCTCCAAAATCCTCTAGGTCATGGGTGAATCAAGAGGTAAAGCTCTCAAGAGAGGACCGATATGTGCATCATAGCACCTATCTGGATGTTCCACCTGAGTGGCTAGGAGAAACTTTTATAGCTGAAGCCGAACACTTGAAGAAAGTCAATGAGATGGCATACAGGCACGAGTATCTTGGGGAGGAAACAGGTACAGGTCTAGAGGTATTTAACAATGTGTCAATTAGGGCTATATCTGATGCAGAGATACAGACTTTCGATAAAATACGTACAGGACTTGACTGGGGATACTCTGTGGATCCGTGCTCAGTAAGCAGAATGCATTACGACAGCACTAGGAAGAGGCTTTATGTATTTGGAGAGATATATAAGATAAATCTTTTTAACGATAAGTTGGCCTCTATGATTCAAGATAAGGGTTGGAACAACAGAGTCATAATAGCAGACTCCGCAGAACCTAAATCTATAGCTGATTTAGCGAGACAAGGGATTAAAATCAGAGGGGCAAAGAAAGGACCAGGAAGTATCGAGCATGGCATAAAGTTCTTACAAGGTTTAGAGGAAATAATTATAGATGATATCAGGTGTCCTAATGCGGCTAGAGAGTTTATAAACTACTCTCTTGATATTGACAGCAGAGGAATGGTCAAAGTGAATTTCCCAGACAGAGACAATCACTATATTGACAGCGTAAGGTATGGGCTTGAAGACGACATGAAAGACAGCAAAGTAAAGACGATAAGCAAGTCATCGTTTGGATTGTAA
- a CDS encoding minor capsid protein encodes MAKNSQQYWDERSRQRIDESMLEAGNLNKLLKEIYSDSLSNIEKDISYLYAKYAGKVNLSYKEASKLIKGSEYRQWRRDIDGYLKLIDKAEGTQRESLILELETLASRSRITRLEALKAQIQAHIINMGIEEEELLYKGMKKVYEESYSAVLFTDAKMTGATLATNYAKLNEDYIRQAILTPWKGRNFSDSIWDNKRELLRQLRILTGQSLQEGKSVAFLSEQLSERMGVGYRDAKRLVVTEIANASTQGDLEAYRRLGIKTYIYRANLDSKTSDICKRLDGEEFKISEAKTGVNYPPAHPNCRSYTVKGGEQSEGTKLSKQSDGKYIEIDRNMGYREWHSRYYKPTGGGD; translated from the coding sequence ATGGCGAAGAATAGTCAGCAATACTGGGATGAGAGGTCAAGACAGAGGATAGACGAGTCTATGTTAGAAGCCGGCAATCTGAATAAGCTCCTAAAGGAAATATACTCCGACTCACTTTCGAACATAGAAAAGGATATAAGCTACCTGTATGCCAAGTATGCGGGCAAGGTCAATCTAAGCTACAAGGAAGCCAGTAAACTTATAAAAGGGTCTGAGTACAGACAGTGGCGCAGAGATATAGATGGTTATCTGAAACTGATAGACAAAGCGGAGGGAACTCAAAGAGAGTCTCTGATACTTGAACTGGAAACCTTGGCTTCGAGATCAAGAATTACAAGGCTGGAAGCTCTGAAGGCTCAAATTCAAGCCCATATAATAAATATGGGTATAGAAGAGGAAGAGCTTCTGTACAAAGGCATGAAAAAAGTGTACGAGGAAAGTTACTCAGCTGTGCTCTTTACCGATGCCAAGATGACCGGCGCCACACTAGCGACGAACTATGCAAAGCTGAACGAAGACTATATAAGGCAGGCTATATTGACCCCTTGGAAAGGGAGAAACTTTTCAGACTCCATATGGGACAACAAAAGAGAACTGCTGAGACAGCTTAGAATATTGACAGGACAGAGTCTTCAGGAAGGGAAGAGCGTGGCTTTTCTTTCGGAACAACTTAGTGAACGAATGGGCGTGGGGTATAGAGATGCCAAAAGATTAGTTGTTACAGAGATAGCGAATGCATCCACACAGGGCGACCTTGAAGCGTATAGGAGATTAGGAATAAAAACCTATATATACAGGGCCAATCTCGATAGCAAGACATCTGATATATGCAAAAGGCTAGACGGAGAGGAGTTCAAGATATCCGAGGCCAAGACGGGAGTGAACTACCCTCCAGCACATCCAAATTGCAGGTCCTATACAGTGAAGGGTGGCGAGCAGTCAGAGGGCACGAAGCTTTCAAAGCAGTCTGATGGTAAGTACATCGAGATTGACAGGAATATGGGATACAGAGAGTGGCACAGTAGGTACTATAAGCCTACAGGCGGCGGAGATTGA
- a CDS encoding helix-turn-helix domain-containing protein, whose translation MARFRQVYTEFWNDSKVIEEMTPEDKFFFLYLLTNPNTTQIGIYEITKKQMAFEMGYSTESVNALMDRFENHHRIIKYNKETREICILNWAKFNLDNQSKPVMDCIRSEISKVKDRRLLLYIAQNISKDTIRNLFLDEGELSTGNTGRGTGRGQEQEEEQEEEQEEEQEEEQQQEKDESEKDPVVVEKELIQSVMEILDKKVDYQSAKVILEAASNNLSIVKDKYQIAKATGYRNLGGWMVKAIKEDWKMPDKSKGSNLSSFHNFEQRSSKYTNEELERMIRSN comes from the coding sequence ATGGCAAGGTTTAGACAGGTATATACAGAGTTCTGGAATGACTCAAAAGTTATAGAAGAAATGACACCAGAGGATAAGTTTTTCTTTCTGTATCTTTTGACTAATCCAAATACAACACAGATAGGTATATATGAAATTACGAAAAAACAGATGGCCTTCGAAATGGGATACTCGACAGAGAGTGTAAATGCACTTATGGATAGATTTGAAAACCATCACAGAATAATAAAGTATAACAAAGAGACTAGGGAAATCTGTATACTAAACTGGGCTAAGTTTAATCTAGATAATCAGAGTAAGCCAGTCATGGACTGTATAAGGTCAGAGATTTCTAAAGTGAAAGACAGAAGGTTATTGCTTTATATAGCCCAAAATATATCTAAAGACACTATAAGAAATTTATTTTTAGACGAAGGCGAGTTATCCACAGGCAATACGGGCCGTGGTACGGGTCGGGGGCAAGAACAAGAAGAAGAACAAGAAGAAGAACAAGAAGAAGAACAAGAAGAAGAACAACAACAAGAAAAAGACGAATCGGAAAAAGATCCTGTTGTTGTTGAAAAAGAACTAATTCAATCTGTTATGGAAATACTGGACAAGAAAGTTGATTATCAAAGTGCAAAAGTAATCTTAGAAGCAGCTAGCAATAATTTGTCTATTGTCAAAGACAAATACCAGATAGCTAAAGCTACCGGATATAGAAACTTAGGAGGATGGATGGTAAAAGCGATTAAGGAAGACTGGAAGATGCCTGATAAAAGCAAAGGTTCTAACTTAAGTAGCTTTCATAACTTCGAACAGCGCAGCTCCAAGTACACCAACGAAGAACTAGAGAGAATGATTAGAAGCAACTAA
- a CDS encoding DUF4355 domain-containing protein, producing MKYNQAKIEKINLQLFAEPGGEPGSDPAPNPEPTSDIEPEPKQTFTKEEAEAIASKRLAEEQAKWEKEYQEKLEKEKAEAEKLAKMSADQRAKAEFEKEQQKFAAEREAFEKERLNLEVRKQLSDNGLDQDFATFLIGVDAESSLKNINQFKEAFNKAVESEVLKKLAGEPPKAGGGASNDNLTYSQMMAKQNK from the coding sequence ATGAAATACAATCAAGCTAAGATAGAAAAAATCAATCTACAGCTATTTGCAGAACCTGGAGGAGAGCCTGGATCGGACCCTGCACCGAATCCGGAACCGACCTCAGATATAGAACCGGAGCCAAAACAAACTTTCACTAAGGAAGAGGCGGAAGCTATAGCTTCAAAAAGATTGGCAGAGGAGCAGGCTAAGTGGGAGAAGGAGTATCAGGAGAAGCTTGAAAAAGAAAAGGCTGAAGCTGAAAAACTGGCAAAAATGAGTGCAGATCAAAGAGCTAAGGCTGAGTTTGAAAAAGAGCAACAGAAGTTCGCAGCAGAGAGAGAGGCTTTTGAAAAAGAAAGGCTTAATCTAGAAGTTAGAAAACAGTTATCTGATAATGGACTTGATCAAGATTTTGCTACATTCTTAATAGGGGTAGACGCTGAATCAAGTTTAAAAAACATAAATCAATTCAAAGAAGCTTTCAATAAAGCCGTTGAGTCTGAAGTACTGAAGAAGCTTGCTGGAGAACCACCGAAAGCCGGGGGTGGAGCATCAAACGACAATTTGACATATTCACAGATGATGGCAAAACAAAATAAATAA
- a CDS encoding phage tail sheath subtilisin-like domain-containing protein: MPTIGMPQVQINFASKGLTLIQRSARGIVLMILKDSTNASKRTFEYSSLIDVNSSDFTAKNYEYISQVMMGAPYKLIVETMDPTTGTLQDLVTRITNKKYNYICYPGGASIDNAALVSFIKSERNVKQKTVKLVTNQQVADDRGVISFDMTRVTVGDIDYTGQEYTGRIAGILAGLSLERSATFYVLPEVTSISEYSDPDAAINAGSLILVNDGEKIKIARAVNTLTTYTANIGEDFSKIKIIEGMDMIKDDIRDTFFDYYVGKIINSYENKQLFLANINGIYFKELEGNVLENSYNNYVDIDLEEQRKYCISKGENVIDMTEQAIKMYPSGSKVFVSGKIKLVDAMEDLFLNVAI; the protein is encoded by the coding sequence ATGCCAACAATAGGTATGCCTCAGGTGCAGATAAATTTTGCATCTAAAGGCCTTACACTTATACAGAGAAGTGCCAGAGGTATTGTACTTATGATACTGAAAGACAGTACCAATGCGTCAAAGAGGACTTTCGAGTACTCGTCCTTGATAGATGTAAATTCAAGCGATTTTACAGCAAAAAACTATGAGTATATATCTCAGGTTATGATGGGAGCGCCATATAAACTCATAGTTGAAACTATGGACCCTACAACAGGAACATTACAGGACTTAGTCACTAGGATAACCAACAAAAAATACAACTATATATGCTACCCAGGAGGAGCTTCGATAGACAACGCTGCTCTAGTCAGTTTCATAAAGAGTGAAAGAAACGTGAAGCAAAAGACTGTGAAGCTGGTTACGAATCAGCAAGTAGCCGATGACAGAGGAGTTATAAGTTTTGACATGACTAGAGTTACTGTGGGAGACATAGACTACACAGGACAAGAGTACACAGGACGTATAGCAGGTATACTTGCGGGGTTAAGCCTTGAAAGGAGTGCCACTTTTTACGTGCTACCTGAGGTGACTTCAATATCGGAGTACTCAGATCCAGATGCAGCTATAAATGCAGGCTCTTTAATTCTCGTAAACGACGGAGAGAAGATAAAGATAGCCAGGGCGGTAAACACACTTACTACCTATACAGCCAATATCGGAGAGGATTTCAGCAAGATTAAGATCATCGAAGGGATGGACATGATAAAGGACGATATAAGAGACACGTTCTTTGACTATTATGTAGGAAAGATAATAAACAGCTACGAGAATAAGCAGCTGTTCCTAGCGAATATTAATGGCATCTACTTCAAAGAGCTTGAGGGGAATGTTCTAGAAAACAGTTACAACAACTATGTAGATATAGACTTAGAAGAGCAGAGAAAGTACTGCATATCAAAAGGTGAAAATGTGATAGATATGACAGAACAGGCTATAAAAATGTATCCTAGTGGCTCTAAGGTATTTGTATCAGGAAAGATAAAGCTAGTGGATGCTATGGAAGACTTGTTCTTGAATGTAGCTATATAA